A genomic window from Anthocerotibacter panamensis C109 includes:
- a CDS encoding Cas10/Cmr2 second palm domain-containing protein, producing the protein MVRYTAITFAPVQGFIEKSRKLRDLFGASLVLSYLSFQIVQEVEREQIGQVISPGGVNIQKGMPNRLLVKGEVPEHEVQKMLSASWWRILEQCRTWIEGHVPDEYHWEEEWKNWGHHAWEIFCGHGDTIAEAMNDLETRKLRRQWTALNWTGESSSITGADAVAWPGLGKKVDPRERNYTQEKRLIRAYYERLAAALEETTHDVQGKFLSPEEQLSIPELVKRLVTREQDIARALKMETLTKSFTDIYRRPEKGSTDEGRWTGWFMGDGDRVGEHLTKLAEQQDGEAKLREFSVAMRKWGKKFTDRFSSDLGRVVYAGGDDFLGVLYRPQDKESLTKEDVLAWLLGFAEKWGEHGQKRVDDKPLTVSMGFVWVAPRVPQRDVLQHCREAEKRSKSLGRDRVTLRVVFNSGQYVQWTCPWGYLPILNQYRDRAGVQRGKDANWSHVYKDLAQLKARHGIVLDETATDDRVALALFGIYFGKEQREYLSREREELVGSSKPGAMNEWINDLIQVGWQLCSST; encoded by the coding sequence ATGGTCCGTTATACAGCGATCACTTTTGCCCCAGTCCAGGGTTTTATCGAGAAATCTCGTAAGTTGAGAGATTTATTCGGTGCGTCGTTGGTTTTGTCCTATTTGAGCTTCCAGATTGTGCAAGAGGTTGAGCGTGAGCAGATAGGGCAAGTTATCTCCCCTGGAGGGGTTAACATCCAAAAGGGTATGCCCAATCGCTTGTTAGTGAAGGGCGAAGTACCTGAGCACGAAGTCCAGAAAATGCTCTCGGCGAGTTGGTGGAGGATTTTAGAGCAATGCCGAACCTGGATCGAGGGGCATGTCCCGGATGAATACCACTGGGAGGAAGAGTGGAAAAACTGGGGGCATCACGCCTGGGAAATTTTTTGTGGACATGGGGACACGATTGCTGAAGCGATGAATGATCTGGAGACGCGCAAACTCCGGCGGCAGTGGACGGCGTTGAACTGGACTGGGGAGAGTTCGAGTATCACCGGGGCTGATGCGGTGGCATGGCCGGGATTGGGTAAAAAAGTTGACCCCCGAGAGCGCAACTATACCCAAGAAAAAAGACTTATCAGAGCCTATTACGAGCGTTTAGCGGCTGCACTGGAGGAGACAACACATGATGTTCAAGGAAAGTTCCTTTCGCCAGAAGAGCAGTTGAGTATTCCTGAATTGGTGAAGCGTTTGGTGACGCGTGAGCAGGATATCGCGCGTGCCTTGAAAATGGAAACTTTAACCAAGAGTTTCACAGATATCTACCGCAGACCAGAGAAGGGGAGCACGGATGAAGGGCGTTGGACGGGTTGGTTTATGGGGGATGGCGATAGAGTTGGTGAGCATCTCACGAAATTAGCTGAGCAGCAGGATGGAGAGGCCAAGCTTAGGGAATTTAGTGTGGCGATGCGGAAGTGGGGGAAAAAGTTTACTGATCGCTTCTCCAGTGACTTAGGTCGGGTCGTCTATGCGGGGGGCGATGACTTTTTGGGGGTGCTCTATCGCCCACAGGACAAGGAATCTCTAACTAAAGAGGATGTCTTGGCTTGGTTGTTGGGATTTGCTGAAAAATGGGGTGAACACGGACAAAAAAGAGTTGACGACAAACCGCTCACAGTGAGTATGGGTTTTGTTTGGGTTGCGCCACGGGTGCCACAGCGCGATGTGCTACAGCATTGTCGGGAGGCTGAGAAGCGCTCCAAAAGTCTGGGTCGTGACCGGGTGACGCTGCGGGTCGTCTTCAACAGCGGTCAGTATGTCCAGTGGACTTGCCCTTGGGGGTATCTGCCGATTTTGAACCAATATCGGGACCGGGCGGGGGTGCAGCGCGGTAAGGATGCCAACTGGAGCCATGTCTATAAAGACCTAGCGCAACTAAAGGCTCGCCACGGGATTGTTTTGGATGAAACAGCGACGGATGACCGGGTAGCCCTGGCCCTTTTTGGTATCTATTTCGGGAAGGAACAGCGGGAATATCTCTCACGAGAACGAGAAGAGCTGGTTGGTTCTAGTAAGCCTGGGGCTATGAATGAATGGATTAATGACCTGATTCAAGTGGGGTGGCAGTTATGTTCCAGTACCTGA
- a CDS encoding RAMP superfamily CRISPR-associated protein, whose protein sequence is MYQKAYGLIETLAPLHVGATAGEESGNLNLIFRDQFTRTGIVPGSSIRGRFRSEMYHADANETNYWYGHESVTGQENSTTESLVKFEYASIVWLPVFCPGQPIVWVSCPRLLKRYKRIAGVEGAVPDPYTGSSNLQGRESGGQRTLFFNLGFLTIHKVQDFTGWFPDGIQQPAVVVDDSDIGMIHDMALYRQSRVALNKEEKKVSEGAFFNTEALPEGTLMVFPIALRKEDKGATWNPFDDGKEAELYLGGLESIGFGHCRITLRGI, encoded by the coding sequence ATGTACCAAAAAGCTTATGGTTTGATCGAGACGCTTGCTCCTCTTCATGTGGGGGCTACAGCGGGTGAGGAGAGTGGAAATCTCAATCTCATTTTCCGGGACCAGTTTACGCGGACGGGCATTGTTCCCGGTAGTTCGATCCGCGGGCGTTTTCGCTCCGAGATGTACCATGCGGATGCAAACGAGACCAACTATTGGTATGGTCATGAGTCTGTTACGGGTCAAGAGAACAGCACTACGGAATCCCTAGTCAAGTTTGAATATGCCTCGATAGTCTGGTTGCCGGTCTTTTGTCCGGGGCAACCGATTGTTTGGGTGAGTTGTCCGAGGTTATTGAAGCGCTACAAGCGGATTGCTGGTGTTGAAGGGGCTGTTCCAGATCCTTATACGGGGTCGAGCAATCTACAAGGGCGGGAGAGTGGCGGTCAGCGGACGCTCTTTTTTAACTTGGGCTTTTTGACGATTCATAAAGTACAAGATTTCACGGGTTGGTTCCCAGACGGGATACAACAACCGGCGGTGGTCGTGGATGACAGTGATATAGGCATGATTCATGATATGGCACTCTATCGTCAGAGTCGGGTGGCTCTCAATAAAGAGGAAAAGAAAGTTAGCGAAGGTGCTTTCTTTAATACGGAAGCTTTACCGGAAGGAACGTTGATGGTTTTTCCGATTGCGCTACGCAAGGAAGATAAGGGTGCAACGTGGAATCCCTTTGATGATGGCAAGGAAGCAGAGCTATACCTCGGAGGGTTGGAATCTATTGGTTTTGGACATTGCCGTATTACGTTACGAGGGATTTAG
- a CDS encoding M28 family peptidase, whose protein sequence is MVKHRIALLSLAVTLMTGTAQAEAPRTLRAALQTIRAAQIDSYLRFLSSDLLEGRAPATRGGMLAEEYIASTFQQAGLKPGAPDGTWFQPVPINVVTLDPTSYQMTVTGGKTPLPLSYADQAMFWSDRGAGITNLDAEIVFVGYGIRSPENNWDDFKGTDLKGKILVMLVNDPPATKSEPRLFEGRAMTYYGRWTYKFEEAERQGAQACLIIHTPERAGYPWHTVVSSWSGDQRSLPRPASALPPLQARAWITSATAQSLFAAAGLNLGELVVRAGTRTFRPVSTGLRLTGSFSTSQRQFTARNVVARLVGSDLKQQAVVFTAHHDHLGIGPEVKGDRIYNGANDNASGVADLLAMAAAATQAPTPKRSLYFVAVTAEESGLLGSKYFVENPSLPVTDIVANLNIDGGNLLGRTRDIIVQGEFKSTLGDRLREVAQGQGMRTAPDEFPEKGYFYRSDHFSFAQKGIPAASVSAGNDFLDRPEGWGRIEAERYTAQHYHQPSDEYRPDFDLSGAVQLSRLVLQTGLQLANSPTLPQWKPGAEFRRPTTALAPTGQGQIQLR, encoded by the coding sequence ATGGTCAAGCATCGCATCGCCCTACTGAGTTTGGCTGTGACCCTCATGACAGGGACCGCCCAAGCTGAAGCCCCCCGCACCCTGCGAGCCGCCCTACAGACTATCCGCGCCGCGCAGATCGATAGCTACTTGCGGTTTTTATCCAGTGATTTGTTAGAGGGGCGTGCCCCTGCGACCCGTGGCGGGATGCTGGCTGAAGAATACATCGCATCCACCTTTCAGCAAGCAGGTCTGAAGCCGGGAGCCCCCGATGGCACATGGTTCCAGCCGGTACCTATCAACGTCGTCACCTTGGACCCGACAAGCTATCAGATGACCGTCACCGGCGGCAAAACCCCCCTTCCCCTCAGCTATGCAGACCAAGCTATGTTTTGGAGCGACCGCGGCGCAGGGATAACCAACCTAGACGCAGAGATCGTCTTTGTCGGCTACGGAATCCGCTCCCCTGAAAACAACTGGGATGACTTTAAGGGCACCGACCTCAAGGGGAAAATTCTGGTCATGCTGGTGAACGATCCTCCTGCCACCAAAAGCGAACCCCGGCTCTTTGAAGGGCGGGCCATGACCTACTACGGGCGTTGGACCTACAAGTTTGAGGAGGCAGAGCGCCAGGGTGCCCAAGCCTGTCTCATCATCCATACCCCTGAGCGAGCAGGTTATCCCTGGCACACCGTCGTCAGTTCCTGGTCTGGGGACCAGCGCTCATTGCCCCGGCCCGCCTCAGCCTTACCTCCGCTCCAGGCGCGCGCCTGGATCACCAGTGCTACCGCCCAATCCCTCTTCGCTGCCGCCGGCTTAAATCTTGGGGAATTGGTGGTCCGCGCAGGTACGCGCACCTTCCGGCCCGTCTCCACCGGCTTGCGCCTCACCGGTTCCTTCAGCACCAGCCAGCGCCAGTTCACCGCCCGCAACGTAGTCGCTCGACTCGTCGGCTCTGACCTCAAGCAGCAAGCAGTCGTCTTCACCGCGCATCACGACCATTTGGGCATCGGCCCCGAGGTCAAGGGCGACCGGATCTACAACGGCGCTAACGACAATGCCTCAGGGGTCGCTGATCTGTTAGCCATGGCCGCCGCCGCCACCCAAGCCCCTACCCCCAAGCGCAGCCTCTACTTCGTAGCTGTGACAGCAGAAGAGTCGGGACTGTTGGGCTCCAAATACTTCGTCGAGAACCCCAGCCTCCCTGTGACCGATATCGTCGCTAATCTCAATATCGATGGCGGCAACCTGCTTGGACGGACCCGAGACATCATTGTTCAAGGCGAATTCAAGAGCACCCTTGGAGACCGGCTCCGGGAAGTGGCCCAGGGCCAGGGTATGCGCACTGCCCCCGACGAATTCCCCGAAAAAGGCTACTTCTACCGCTCGGACCACTTCTCCTTTGCCCAAAAAGGAATACCTGCTGCGAGTGTCTCCGCTGGGAATGATTTTCTTGACCGGCCTGAGGGTTGGGGCAGAATCGAGGCTGAGCGCTATACTGCCCAGCACTACCACCAGCCCTCCGACGAATACCGCCCCGACTTTGACCTGAGCGGAGCGGTCCAACTGTCACGATTGGTCCTCCAAACCGGACTGCAACTCGCCAACAGCCCCACGCTCCCCCAATGGAAACCAGGAGCCGAATTTCGACGCCCGACTACGGCTCTGGCCCCGACAGGCCAAGGGCAAATTCAGCTACGTTAG
- a CDS encoding aldo/keto reductase: MLYRRFGKTNLNLSVFSLGCMRFLSSEENAIATVQKAISLGINHLETARGYGDSEKFLGAALRSGPYRDKVYITTKITPTVDMRRQIEESLSRMGISYLDNFDIHGINTPEILAQVLKKDGFMKAVTQAMDEGLIRHLGFSTHAPLDVLLATIQTEMFESVNLHYYYFNQRNAPAVALAHSLEMGVFIISPTDKGGQLFQPSKTLVDLTSPYRPMDINARFLLSDPRIHTLSLGAANPQELDDNLAMCDEGGPLTPQEAEILHRLDQQYLQLKPNLCEQCNLCLPCPENINIPEVLRLRNLALGFDMMEFGKYRYGMFEKAGHWFPGTLASNCTDCGDCLPRCPVALNIPALLDETHQLLGGTDRKRLWGD, from the coding sequence TTGCTCTATCGCCGTTTTGGTAAGACGAACCTGAACCTGTCCGTTTTCAGCCTCGGGTGTATGCGCTTCCTAAGCTCAGAGGAAAATGCTATCGCCACGGTGCAGAAGGCGATTTCCCTGGGCATCAACCATCTGGAGACCGCACGCGGCTACGGCGACAGTGAGAAATTTCTGGGAGCAGCGCTCAGGAGCGGGCCATACCGCGACAAGGTCTACATCACCACCAAGATCACACCGACGGTGGACATGCGCCGCCAGATCGAGGAATCCCTCAGCCGCATGGGTATCAGCTATCTCGACAACTTCGATATCCACGGCATCAACACCCCCGAGATCCTGGCTCAGGTGCTCAAAAAAGACGGTTTTATGAAGGCTGTAACCCAGGCGATGGACGAGGGGCTGATTCGCCATTTGGGGTTCTCGACCCACGCGCCCTTAGACGTCCTGCTCGCTACGATCCAGACCGAAATGTTTGAATCGGTCAATCTGCACTATTACTACTTCAACCAGCGCAACGCCCCCGCAGTTGCCCTCGCCCACAGTCTAGAGATGGGCGTCTTTATCATCTCGCCTACCGATAAAGGCGGGCAACTCTTCCAGCCGTCTAAAACCCTGGTGGATCTTACATCCCCCTACCGACCCATGGATATCAACGCCCGCTTCCTGCTCAGTGACCCCAGGATACACACCCTTTCGCTGGGGGCCGCCAATCCTCAAGAGTTGGACGACAATCTAGCGATGTGCGACGAGGGCGGGCCCTTGACGCCCCAAGAAGCCGAAATCCTCCACCGCCTCGACCAGCAATACCTCCAGCTCAAGCCCAACCTCTGCGAACAGTGCAACCTCTGCCTGCCCTGCCCGGAGAACATCAATATTCCTGAAGTTTTGCGCCTCAGAAATCTTGCTCTGGGCTTTGACATGATGGAATTCGGAAAGTACCGCTACGGCATGTTCGAGAAGGCGGGGCATTGGTTTCCCGGTACGCTGGCGAGTAACTGCACCGACTGCGGCGACTGTCTACCTCGCTGCCCGGTCGCCCTCAATATCCCAGCCCTCTTGGACGAAACCCACCAACTCCTCGGCGGGACCGACCGCAAACGGCTTTGGGGCGATTAG
- a CDS encoding type III-B CRISPR module-associated Cmr3 family protein: MFQYLITVNPLGLLYGSAGPFLSPENLVGRSGAKFPPEAATLSGLYFRDLEESRRGEFRDLVLAGPFWAEAWAEADEPKRFYVPIPRSKIIGKEAVDEWRLGTGGWERSTRDLTPDFHWQSIHEWNKPADVLRSNQGAVAEAPWKFIPMLHPRLKADERTVVEGDLFLENAVQMKEGYCLVYLATHPLPEGWYRFGGENHIAEVGCQPLGRQLLKLLRQPVGRSFALITPGVWGSNRFSYRHPQHPDFPEVQHLLTEKPVPYRYHLGKKLSRGRYAVPAGSVYVLDRPIEKPWFDWAEEWFPKEGRCLRSWGCGLALPLEIPGLSSIEGVA; the protein is encoded by the coding sequence ATGTTCCAGTACCTGATCACGGTGAACCCGCTGGGGTTGCTCTATGGCAGCGCGGGGCCGTTTCTATCACCTGAGAATTTAGTGGGTCGTTCTGGGGCTAAGTTTCCCCCGGAAGCAGCAACGTTGTCGGGGTTGTACTTCCGGGACTTAGAAGAATCCCGGCGAGGGGAATTTAGAGATCTAGTCCTGGCGGGGCCGTTTTGGGCTGAGGCTTGGGCTGAGGCTGATGAACCAAAACGTTTTTATGTGCCCATTCCCCGGTCCAAGATTATTGGTAAAGAGGCTGTGGATGAGTGGCGCTTGGGCACGGGGGGGTGGGAGCGCTCTACCCGTGACCTGACTCCAGATTTTCACTGGCAGTCGATTCATGAGTGGAATAAGCCTGCGGATGTTCTTCGTTCTAATCAAGGTGCCGTTGCTGAAGCTCCTTGGAAATTTATTCCCATGCTGCATCCCCGTCTGAAAGCGGACGAACGCACGGTGGTAGAGGGGGATCTATTTCTGGAAAATGCTGTGCAGATGAAGGAGGGCTACTGTCTGGTTTATCTGGCAACCCACCCGCTCCCGGAAGGCTGGTATCGCTTTGGGGGTGAGAACCATATTGCGGAGGTGGGCTGCCAACCGCTGGGGAGGCAATTGCTGAAGCTTTTGAGGCAACCGGTTGGGCGGAGTTTTGCTTTAATCACACCGGGCGTCTGGGGATCTAACCGCTTCTCCTACCGCCATCCGCAACATCCCGATTTCCCAGAAGTTCAACATCTTTTGACTGAAAAGCCTGTGCCTTATCGCTATCACTTGGGGAAAAAATTGAGCCGGGGGCGCTACGCTGTGCCCGCTGGCAGTGTCTATGTCTTGGACCGGCCTATTGAAAAGCCCTGGTTCGATTGGGCGGAGGAATGGTTTCCGAAGGAAGGCCGCTGTCTCCGAAGTTGGGGGTGTGGTCTTGCGCTACCGCTAGAAATTCCAGGATTGTCGTCTATTGAAGGAGTTGCTTAA
- a CDS encoding restriction endonuclease has protein sequence MSLVGINHFDKLALDKLVLDLLHAMGYGISRADLQHVGRSGDGGIDGIISLDRLGLEKVFVQAKRWQGSISREAVQAFYGALAGRKANKGVFITTSTFTKYAIEFANSVEKVVLIDGEKLAQLLIEYGVGVTHRVAKVPKVDNDYFEE, from the coding sequence ATCAGCTTAGTTGGAATCAATCACTTTGACAAGCTTGCCCTTGATAAGCTTGTCCTTGATTTGCTTCATGCGATGGGGTACGGGATTAGCCGTGCAGACCTTCAGCATGTAGGTAGATCGGGAGATGGTGGAATTGACGGGATTATCTCCTTGGACCGATTAGGTTTAGAGAAAGTCTTTGTACAAGCCAAACGATGGCAAGGCTCGATTAGTCGTGAAGCCGTACAAGCTTTTTATGGAGCGCTAGCAGGTCGAAAAGCCAATAAAGGTGTATTCATAACTACTTCAACCTTTACAAAATATGCCATTGAGTTTGCCAATTCAGTGGAAAAAGTCGTGCTGATCGATGGTGAAAAACTTGCACAACTCCTCATTGAGTATGGAGTGGGCGTGACCCACCGCGTAGCCAAGGTTCCCAAGGTAGACAACGATTACTTTGAGGAGTGA
- the cas2 gene encoding CRISPR-associated endonuclease Cas2, with translation MLWIVTYDIPVTKRRTKVATLLSGYGKRVQFSVFECDLEQKQFHELKDRLQRLCQATEDSVRFYPIAGGMRSSIITWGGDPPLEQPSYYSV, from the coding sequence ATGCTCTGGATTGTCACGTATGATATTCCGGTCACGAAGCGCCGGACTAAAGTGGCGACGCTGCTCTCAGGCTACGGAAAACGGGTGCAGTTTAGTGTTTTTGAGTGTGATTTGGAACAGAAGCAGTTCCATGAGCTTAAGGACCGCTTACAACGGTTATGTCAGGCGACTGAGGATTCGGTTCGGTTTTATCCCATTGCTGGAGGGATGCGTTCTAGTATCATCACCTGGGGGGGCGACCCGCCTCTGGAACAGCCGTCTTACTACTCGGTCTAG
- a CDS encoding alpha-mannosidase — MELSALLRQLRDYTQRPLLDGWFLCQAGEQVLYACNHRGHLAWSRGHQQAHFQRSFTLPTDWSGYPLAGKRLYLRLYWWASAARFWVNGVEELAGDLYDQRGRILLTESARPGMEFVVDAFLESPGHDDGALYHLALMLEHPDPFQDPGFLADELAVLQALALPGTEDLLAAACAKLCWLPEHTPEQLTASLVRVREYLKPLGAAVRAHRVNLLGHSHIDMAWLWPHRETLEVSERTFRSVLALQQDYPELLFVQSTAYLYAWIEQNRPELFAAIREQVQQGRWELVGGMWIEPDLNLPDGESLIRQVVYGKQYFQEKFGVDVRVGWNPDSFGYTWQLPQIYKKTGIDYFLTQKLLWNDTTTFPYQAFWWQGPDGSRVLTYFAPPLGEEIPPVKIVEQLKQVVDKTAHPELLWLYGVGDHGGGPTRDMLETQRRWRTSPFFPEIQYHSSLEFFRALEGGAAQFPVWTGELYLEFHRGAYTTHADQKQSNRRCEVLLTNVEKLLFLLDALQIYATPAGPVELEHAWKLLLFNQFHDILPGTAIPEVFSEANRAWDEVFGLGGVLVGTALEALSRKLNRPDILVVNLLNWPRTALLELSLPRPHQGSYRLVDEQGQEEAMHFLDDSTALARVRAVPAMGYTTYRLIPTEETLAPPLEPFTLENAYLRVNLDPETGDIQSLWDKVRDRELLTGPGNQLQGFVDKGQYWDAWNIDPDYAQKPLPPTQLLNIIPGENNPLRSSWRVIRQLGNSRITQHITLPAHAPTLTFTTEIDWQERHVLLKAAFPLALQSDKLVCEVPMAVLERPTQPQTPQEQAQWEVPALRWVAYEAEGQGIALLNDSKYGYDCTGSLLRLTLLRAPAWPDPEADRGLHTFTYQIYVYGGLPGPSLWRRAEVVRRGHELNNPLLVHRRPSARPAGSLDLKHFYFMEEDAAERSSLILTTTKPTAHGWVLRFYESEGRSFTTALCFARPLQSAWEVTLLEEPLHPLPVDDRRVSLTVGAWEIKSLRVVFVS; from the coding sequence ATGGAGCTGAGTGCCCTACTCCGGCAGTTGCGGGACTATACCCAACGCCCCTTGCTGGATGGTTGGTTTCTCTGTCAAGCCGGGGAACAGGTGCTCTACGCGTGCAACCATCGGGGACATTTGGCTTGGTCGCGGGGGCACCAACAAGCGCACTTCCAGCGCAGTTTCACCCTACCCACAGACTGGTCAGGCTATCCTCTGGCCGGGAAACGGCTCTATCTGCGGCTCTACTGGTGGGCGAGTGCTGCTCGGTTTTGGGTCAATGGGGTGGAGGAGTTGGCTGGGGACCTCTATGACCAACGGGGCAGGATTTTGCTCACGGAATCTGCGCGACCGGGGATGGAATTTGTGGTGGATGCTTTTTTAGAGAGTCCGGGGCACGACGACGGAGCCCTCTACCATTTGGCGCTGATGCTGGAGCACCCCGACCCTTTTCAGGACCCCGGTTTTTTAGCCGATGAACTGGCTGTCCTCCAAGCTTTGGCCCTGCCTGGAACCGAAGACCTCCTGGCGGCGGCTTGCGCCAAGCTGTGTTGGCTCCCAGAACATACTCCTGAGCAGTTGACCGCTTCATTGGTGCGGGTGCGGGAATATTTGAAGCCTTTGGGGGCAGCGGTGCGTGCCCACCGGGTGAATCTACTGGGGCATTCCCACATCGATATGGCTTGGCTGTGGCCCCACAGGGAAACCCTAGAGGTGAGCGAACGCACCTTCCGCTCGGTCCTCGCCCTCCAACAAGACTACCCGGAACTACTTTTTGTCCAGAGCACTGCCTACCTCTACGCTTGGATCGAGCAAAACCGCCCCGAGCTTTTCGCCGCCATCCGCGAGCAGGTGCAGCAGGGGCGCTGGGAATTGGTGGGCGGGATGTGGATCGAGCCGGACCTCAACTTGCCTGACGGGGAGTCTTTAATTCGTCAGGTTGTCTACGGCAAACAGTACTTCCAGGAGAAATTTGGCGTCGATGTCCGTGTGGGCTGGAACCCGGATAGCTTCGGCTACACCTGGCAACTGCCTCAGATTTACAAAAAAACAGGCATCGACTATTTTCTGACCCAGAAATTGCTCTGGAACGACACGACCACGTTCCCCTACCAGGCATTTTGGTGGCAAGGACCAGACGGTAGCCGCGTGCTCACCTACTTCGCGCCGCCCCTCGGCGAAGAGATCCCCCCCGTCAAAATTGTCGAGCAGCTCAAACAAGTCGTAGACAAGACCGCCCACCCCGAGTTGCTCTGGCTCTACGGCGTTGGCGACCATGGCGGCGGGCCGACTCGGGATATGCTTGAGACCCAACGGCGTTGGCGCACCTCCCCTTTCTTCCCAGAAATCCAGTACCACTCCAGCCTGGAGTTTTTTCGGGCACTGGAGGGGGGAGCAGCCCAATTCCCGGTCTGGACGGGCGAACTGTATCTGGAGTTTCACCGGGGAGCCTATACCACCCATGCTGACCAGAAGCAGTCCAACCGCCGCTGCGAAGTTTTGCTCACCAACGTCGAGAAACTGCTCTTTTTGTTGGACGCCCTCCAGATCTATGCCACGCCTGCTGGTCCTGTGGAGTTGGAGCACGCCTGGAAATTGCTGCTCTTCAACCAGTTTCATGACATCCTGCCCGGAACCGCCATCCCCGAAGTCTTTAGCGAGGCCAACCGTGCCTGGGATGAAGTCTTTGGCCTGGGCGGTGTGCTGGTCGGAACCGCCCTCGAAGCGCTCTCGCGCAAGCTAAACCGCCCGGATATCCTCGTCGTCAACCTCCTCAACTGGCCGCGCACTGCCCTGCTCGAGCTGTCCTTACCCCGTCCCCACCAAGGCAGCTACCGGCTGGTGGATGAGCAGGGTCAGGAGGAAGCGATGCACTTTTTGGATGACAGCACCGCCCTCGCCCGAGTCCGAGCGGTGCCCGCCATGGGCTACACCACCTACCGCCTAATCCCCACCGAGGAAACCCTGGCTCCGCCTCTGGAGCCTTTTACCCTGGAGAATGCCTATCTGCGGGTCAACCTGGACCCCGAGACCGGCGATATTCAGAGCCTCTGGGACAAAGTGCGCGACCGGGAACTCCTCACAGGACCAGGGAATCAGCTACAGGGCTTTGTGGATAAGGGCCAGTACTGGGATGCCTGGAATATCGACCCCGACTACGCCCAAAAGCCCCTCCCTCCAACCCAACTGCTGAATATCATTCCTGGCGAAAACAATCCCCTACGCTCAAGCTGGCGGGTTATTCGGCAATTGGGGAACTCGCGTATCACCCAGCACATCACCCTGCCTGCCCACGCCCCAACACTGACCTTCACCACCGAAATCGACTGGCAGGAACGCCATGTCCTGCTCAAGGCGGCCTTTCCCCTGGCCCTCCAGAGCGATAAGCTGGTCTGTGAAGTGCCCATGGCTGTCCTAGAGCGCCCCACCCAACCTCAGACGCCCCAAGAGCAGGCCCAATGGGAAGTCCCCGCCCTGCGCTGGGTCGCTTACGAAGCCGAGGGCCAGGGTATCGCCCTGCTCAATGACAGCAAGTACGGCTATGACTGTACCGGAAGCCTGCTACGGCTCACGCTCTTGCGGGCTCCTGCATGGCCCGACCCCGAAGCCGACCGGGGGCTGCACACCTTCACCTACCAGATCTATGTCTACGGCGGGCTTCCTGGGCCCAGCTTGTGGCGACGGGCTGAAGTAGTCCGTCGCGGGCATGAGTTAAATAATCCCCTGTTGGTGCACAGACGGCCCTCTGCCCGCCCTGCGGGCAGTTTGGACCTAAAGCATTTCTATTTCATGGAAGAGGACGCAGCAGAACGGTCCTCGCTCATTCTCACCACCACCAAACCCACCGCCCACGGTTGGGTGCTACGCTTCTACGAGTCCGAGGGCCGGAGCTTCACCACCGCGCTATGCTTTGCGCGCCCGCTGCAATCCGCCTGGGAAGTCACACTCCTTGAAGAGCCCCTACATCCGCTCCCGGTAGATGATCGGCGAGTCTCGCTCACGGTGGGAGCCTGGGAGATCAAGTCCTTGCGCGTGGTGTTTGTCTCATGA